TCCCTATGGCCCCGGCGTCGAACTCGTCGAAGATGTAGTGGGCGTCGAAGCTGCCGTAGTAGCTGCCCACGCCGGCGTGGTCGCGGCCCACGATGAAGTGGGTGCATCCGTAGTTCTTCCTGATGAGGGCGTGGAAGACGGCCTCCCTCGGACCGGCGTAGCGCATGGCCGCCGGCAGCACGACGAGCGCCACCCTGTCCTTTGGGAAGTAGTTGTCTATGAGGACCTTGTAACACTCCATGCGGACCGAGGCCGGTATGTCGTCGCTCTTGGTCTCGCCTACGATTGGATGGATCATGAGGCCGTCGACCGTCTCGAGCGCGCACTTCTGTATGTACTCGTGGGCCCTGTGAATGGGGTTTCTCGTCTGGAAGCCCACGACCCTGCGCCAGCCCTTCTCCCTGAAGAGCGCCCTCGTCTCGGCCGGGTCGAGGCGGTGTTCGTTGAACTCCCTGTAGGTGCGCCGGTGCAGCAGCGACACCGGTCCGCCCAGGAGCATCTCCCCCATCTCATAGACCTTCTTCACCCCCGGGTGGGCGTCTTCGGCCGTACCGTAGACCTGTATGGCCTCCTTCTCCTTGTCGTGCGGGTATATCTCCTCGAGGTGGAGCACCGCAAGGAGCGCGTCCGAGCCGTCCACGAGGGCCACGTCCGAGCCCTCCTTGAGTCCGCGCGCCTCCTCGGCCTTGCATGAGAGCGTTACGGGGATGGTCCAGGGCAGGCCGTTGGAGAGGGTCATGGTGTCCATCGTCGAGTGGTAGTCGGCCCTGGTCATGAAGCCTTTGAGCGGGCTGAAGGCGCCGACGGCTATCATCTCGAGGTCCGATATCTCGCGCTCGTTGAGCCTTATCTTCGGCAGCCGCCCGGCCTTCTTCTCGAGCTCCTCGCGCTCCTTGCCCTCGACCACCCTGTTTACGAGCTCGCCCCCGTGGGGGGCTATCAGTTCCGGCACTTCCTTACCTCCTCGGCGGGGAAGTCCCCGGGGACGCAACCCCCGACTTCCCGGGCAAAACGGTCATCACCGCCGGCGTCGCCCATCCTGACGGATGGGCGACGCCGGTCCTGTCCATGCGGCGGCGCGGCCCGCGGCCGCCCGCCGCTACTCGTCCTTGTGGAGCCCGCACTCGGTCTTTGCGTGGCCCGCCCAGCGGCCGGCCCTGGGGTCCTCGCCGGGCTTGACGGGCTGGGTACAGGGCTCGCAGCCGATGCTGGGGTAGTTGCGGTCGTGGAGCACGTTGTAGGGCACGTCGTTACTGCGGATGTACTCCCAGACCTGGGCCTCGGTCCACTTGACCAGCGGGTTGATCTTCACGAGGTTGAAGAGCGAGTCCCAGCCCACGATGGGGGCGTTGGCCCTTGTGGGCGACTGTTCGCGGCGGATGCCCGTTATCCAGGCCGACAGCGTTCCCAGCGCCTCCTTGAGGGCCGATATCTTGCGTATCTGGCAGCACTTCTTGGGGTCGCGCTTCCAGAGCTCGGGGCCGTACTCCTTTTCCATCTCCTCAAGCGACATCCTGGAAGCGAAACGCTCGGCCTTGAGGCCGTACTTCTCGGCTATCCTGTCGCGCACGTCGTAGGTCTCCTTGAAGAGCAGCTCCGTGTCGAGGTAAAAGACCCTCGCATCGGGCCTTATCCTGAGCAGCATGTCCACCAGGGCCACGTCCTCGGGGCCGTAGCTGCAGGCGAGCGCCACGTTGGGGTGAAAGTTGTCGAGCGCCCACCGCAGGGCGTCCTCGGGCCCCTTGGAGTCGAGCTCTTCGTTGACCCTGCTCAGTTCCTCTTCGGTCCATACCTTTGCTGACATCTCTGCTACCTCCGTCCTTTTTTGTTGCTTTGTCCCTGCTCCGCCTCCACAGGTGGCGGGTCGTCGGAGACACCACCGGCCACATGGGCGCCGTTGCGGCGCAAAGCGTCGAAGCCACTTTCCCTTACTCGTCGAAGATCACGACCTCGCAGGGGGCCTTCTCCCTGAGCTCCTCGGAGAGCGAGGCCGAGAAGTAGCGCCTGAGGGTCTTGAGCTTCCTCCTTGCGACGACGGCCGTGGCGGCTCCGCTCTCCTCTATGACGCGCAGCACGGTGGGCAGGAAGTCCCCCTCCTCCATCCTCGCCTCGAAGGGAACGCCCCTTTTGCGGGCCGCCTCCCCGACCGCCGCGAGCCGCTCGCGGCCGCGCAGCCTGTACTCGCGCATGACCGCCTCGGTGAGCTCCGCCGATGGCCTCTCGCCTATGAAGCCGATGTCGCTGAAGGTGTCGAATATGCCCTTGGCGATCTCCGACTCCACGAGGAAGAGGGCGAGAAGGCGCGCTCCCTGGCGGGCGGCCCTCTCAACGGCGTAGTCGACGGCCCGCTGCGAGGACCTCGACGTGGTGAGCACGACGAGCACGGTCTCCATCTTCA
The nucleotide sequence above comes from Deltaproteobacteria bacterium. Encoded proteins:
- the sat gene encoding sulfate adenylyltransferase — translated: MPELIAPHGGELVNRVVEGKEREELEKKAGRLPKIRLNEREISDLEMIAVGAFSPLKGFMTRADYHSTMDTMTLSNGLPWTIPVTLSCKAEEARGLKEGSDVALVDGSDALLAVLHLEEIYPHDKEKEAIQVYGTAEDAHPGVKKVYEMGEMLLGGPVSLLHRRTYREFNEHRLDPAETRALFREKGWRRVVGFQTRNPIHRAHEYIQKCALETVDGLMIHPIVGETKSDDIPASVRMECYKVLIDNYFPKDRVALVVLPAAMRYAGPREAVFHALIRKNYGCTHFIVGRDHAGVGSYYGSFDAHYIFDEFDAGAIGITPMFFDYTFFCGKCGGMASFKSCPHDSSEHISLSGTKVREMLSRGEVPPAEFSRPEVARILIKAMKGGGKGREKK
- a CDS encoding phosphoadenylyl-sulfate reductase — protein: MSAKVWTEEELSRVNEELDSKGPEDALRWALDNFHPNVALACSYGPEDVALVDMLLRIRPDARVFYLDTELLFKETYDVRDRIAEKYGLKAERFASRMSLEEMEKEYGPELWKRDPKKCCQIRKISALKEALGTLSAWITGIRREQSPTRANAPIVGWDSLFNLVKINPLVKWTEAQVWEYIRSNDVPYNVLHDRNYPSIGCEPCTQPVKPGEDPRAGRWAGHAKTECGLHKDE
- a CDS encoding universal stress protein translates to METVLVVLTTSRSSQRAVDYAVERAARQGARLLALFLVESEIAKGIFDTFSDIGFIGERPSAELTEAVMREYRLRGRERLAAVGEAARKRGVPFEARMEEGDFLPTVLRVIEESGAATAVVARRKLKTLRRYFSASLSEELREKAPCEVVIFDE